From Afipia carboxidovorans OM5, one genomic window encodes:
- a CDS encoding DNA polymerase III subunit gamma/tau, producing the protein MPDSDLSGLSAGDQADQQAGDQAGLGFAEPAAVERPAVASGYRVLARKYRPSNFDDLIGQEAMVRTISNAFETGRIPQAWILTGVRGVGKTTTARILARALNYELPDGSAKGPSIAMPVPGVHCQAIMESRHIDVLEMDAASHTGIDDVRQITDGVRYAPSSARYKVYIIDEVHMLSEKAFNAFLKTLEEPPEHAKFVFATTEIRKVPVTVLSRCQRFDLRRVDAEVLMTHLANIVTREGVEAEPEALGLIARAAEGSVRDSLSLLDQAIAHAAGLVRAEDVRQMLGLADRTRVIDLFEHLAKGDIASAFAEFREQYDTGADPVVVLSDLAEFVNFVTRVKVVPATADNVALGEAERTRGREFATKLSMRVLSRMWQMLLKGIAEVQNATRPQAAAEMVLVRVAYVADLPTPDEAIKMIGENGGAGSVPSVAPIGGAAPRSPAMSAPTSVSRGPAPAPRTMPPARAANETIARQQPRPVESVAPQSAPVLRLSTYADIVELAREKRDVQLKTALEADLRLVRMEDGKLEIALERSAARSVVNELQRKLEQWTGRRWAVIVSNEEGEPTLRAQARERKDKLTEDVQADPRVQAVMTLFPGTEVVDVRRLAPEPPAAMPAGDESADGFDDDDDV; encoded by the coding sequence ATGCCCGATTCCGACCTCTCAGGCCTGAGTGCGGGCGACCAGGCCGATCAGCAGGCCGGCGATCAAGCGGGTCTTGGTTTTGCGGAGCCCGCAGCCGTCGAGCGTCCCGCGGTCGCCTCGGGCTACCGCGTTCTGGCGCGGAAGTATCGTCCCTCGAATTTCGACGACCTGATTGGCCAGGAAGCCATGGTCCGCACCATCTCGAATGCGTTCGAGACCGGGCGGATTCCGCAGGCCTGGATTCTCACCGGCGTGCGCGGCGTCGGCAAGACCACGACTGCGCGCATCCTCGCCCGCGCGCTGAATTACGAATTGCCGGATGGCTCGGCGAAAGGGCCGAGCATCGCGATGCCGGTGCCGGGCGTGCATTGCCAGGCGATCATGGAAAGCCGTCACATCGACGTGCTGGAGATGGACGCGGCCTCGCACACCGGCATCGACGACGTGCGCCAGATCACCGACGGCGTGCGCTATGCGCCATCGAGTGCGCGCTACAAGGTCTACATCATCGACGAAGTCCACATGCTGTCGGAGAAGGCGTTCAATGCCTTCCTCAAGACGCTGGAGGAGCCGCCGGAGCACGCCAAGTTCGTGTTCGCGACTACTGAGATTCGCAAAGTGCCGGTCACGGTGCTGTCGCGCTGCCAGCGGTTCGACCTGCGGCGTGTCGATGCCGAGGTGCTGATGACGCATCTCGCAAATATCGTGACGCGTGAAGGCGTCGAGGCGGAGCCGGAAGCGCTCGGCCTGATTGCGCGCGCGGCGGAAGGCTCGGTGCGCGACTCGCTCTCGCTGCTCGATCAGGCGATTGCGCATGCGGCAGGCCTCGTGCGCGCCGAGGACGTGCGCCAGATGCTTGGTCTTGCCGACCGCACGCGGGTGATCGATCTGTTCGAACATCTCGCGAAGGGCGATATCGCCAGCGCCTTTGCCGAATTCCGCGAGCAATATGACACCGGGGCCGATCCGGTCGTGGTGCTGAGCGATCTCGCTGAGTTCGTGAACTTCGTCACCCGTGTGAAGGTGGTGCCCGCGACGGCGGACAACGTCGCGCTCGGCGAAGCGGAGCGCACGCGTGGTCGCGAATTCGCAACCAAGCTGTCGATGCGCGTGCTGTCGCGGATGTGGCAGATGCTGCTCAAGGGCATTGCGGAGGTGCAGAACGCGACGCGCCCGCAGGCTGCGGCCGAAATGGTGCTGGTGCGCGTCGCCTACGTCGCCGACCTGCCGACGCCCGACGAAGCGATCAAGATGATCGGTGAAAACGGCGGCGCAGGGAGCGTTCCTTCTGTTGCGCCCATCGGCGGTGCCGCGCCGAGAAGCCCCGCGATGTCTGCGCCCACATCGGTTTCGCGTGGTCCTGCGCCCGCGCCGCGCACCATGCCGCCTGCGCGGGCTGCAAATGAAACCATCGCGCGCCAGCAGCCGCGACCGGTGGAGTCGGTCGCGCCACAGTCCGCGCCGGTGCTACGGCTTTCGACCTACGCCGACATTGTCGAACTCGCGCGCGAGAAGCGCGACGTGCAGCTCAAGACCGCGCTTGAGGCCGATCTGCGGCTGGTGCGTATGGAAGACGGCAAGCTCGAGATCGCGCTCGAGCGCAGTGCCGCGCGCTCGGTGGTCAACGAGTTGCAGCGCAAGCTCGAGCAATGGACCGGCCGCCGCTGGGCGGTGATCGTGTCCAATGAAGAAGGCGAGCCGACGCTGCGCGCGCAGGCGCGCGAACGCAAGGACAAGCTGACCGAAGATGTGCAGGCCGATCCGCGCGTGCAGGCGGTGATGACGCTGTTCCCGGGTACCGAGGTGGTCGACGTGCGCCGTCTTGCGCCGGAGCCGCCCGCGGCGATGCCTGCAGGCGATGAGTCCGCCGATGGCTTCGACGATGACGACGACGTTTAA
- a CDS encoding DNA recombination protein RmuC: protein MNDILFLIGDTPVRTGMALLVCGVLALSLLLVIAIIIARTGRTRAAVAMAQAIRADEMEERLSEVLRIQNEAAGRVHEMGQALAGRQTEMARAVNERLDSVTQRVGQSMEQTTRNTMESLRALHERLGIIDNAHKNLTDLTTQVTTLRDVLANKQARGAFGQARMEAIVQDGLPKGAFAFQHTLSNNKRPDCVVFLPDQRPLCIDAKFPLEAVTALREAKSDDARKLAAQRLRQDVMKHVSDIAGKYLIAGETQDTALMFVPSESVYAEIHDGFDDVVQKAYRARIVLVSPSLLMLAIQVMQQIMKDARMRDAADQIRTEVMNMMGDVERLRDRVSKLGSHFDQVSEDVRQVLISVNKIGKRAVKIEELDFGQTEDASPPADSTPTDLFPSQPRALQAGE from the coding sequence ATGAACGACATCCTATTTCTGATCGGCGATACCCCGGTGCGCACCGGCATGGCGCTTCTCGTCTGCGGCGTGCTCGCGCTGTCGCTGCTTCTCGTCATTGCCATCATCATCGCTCGCACCGGGAGGACCCGCGCGGCTGTTGCCATGGCACAGGCGATCCGCGCGGATGAGATGGAGGAGCGCCTCAGCGAGGTGCTGCGCATCCAGAACGAAGCTGCCGGGCGCGTGCACGAGATGGGGCAGGCGCTCGCCGGGCGGCAGACCGAGATGGCGCGCGCCGTCAACGAGCGGCTCGATTCGGTGACGCAGCGTGTCGGCCAGTCGATGGAGCAGACCACCCGCAACACCATGGAGAGCCTGCGCGCGCTGCACGAGCGGCTCGGCATCATCGACAACGCGCACAAGAACCTCACCGACCTCACGACGCAGGTGACGACGCTGCGCGACGTGCTCGCCAACAAGCAGGCACGCGGCGCGTTCGGCCAGGCGCGGATGGAAGCGATTGTGCAGGACGGGCTGCCGAAAGGCGCGTTCGCCTTCCAGCATACGCTGTCGAACAACAAGCGCCCGGATTGCGTGGTGTTTCTGCCCGACCAGCGACCGCTGTGCATCGATGCGAAATTTCCGCTCGAGGCGGTGACGGCGCTGCGCGAGGCCAAGAGCGACGACGCGCGCAAGCTTGCGGCGCAACGCTTGCGTCAGGACGTGATGAAGCATGTCTCCGACATCGCCGGGAAATATCTGATTGCCGGCGAGACGCAGGACACGGCCTTGATGTTCGTGCCCTCCGAATCCGTCTACGCGGAGATTCATGACGGCTTCGACGACGTGGTGCAGAAGGCCTATCGCGCCCGAATCGTGCTGGTGTCGCCCTCGCTCCTGATGCTCGCGATTCAGGTGATGCAGCAGATCATGAAGGACGCGCGGATGCGCGATGCCGCCGACCAGATCCGCACCGAGGTGATGAACATGATGGGCGACGTCGAGCGGCTGCGCGACCGCGTCAGCAAACTGGGCAGCCATTTCGATCAGGTCAGCGAGGACGTGCGGCAGGTGCTGATTTCGGTCAACAAGATCGGCAAGCGCGCGGTCAAGATCGAGGAACTCGATTTCGGCCAGACCGAGGATGCCTCCCCGCCCGCCGACAGCACACCGACCGACCTGTTCCCCAGCCAGCCGCGGGCATTGCAGGCGGGGGAATAA
- a CDS encoding HIT domain-containing protein: MPSWSLHPQLETDTWVIGDLELSQLLLMKDANYPWLVLVPQRDGARDLIDLTETDRIQLTKETDRVARALKEITNCDKLNVAALGNMVPQLHVHIIARRTTDAAWPRPVWGVVPPVTYEAATADALIRALREKIGLS; the protein is encoded by the coding sequence ATGCCCTCATGGTCGCTTCACCCTCAGCTCGAAACAGACACCTGGGTCATCGGCGATCTGGAATTGTCGCAGCTGCTGCTCATGAAGGACGCCAACTACCCCTGGCTGGTGCTGGTGCCGCAACGTGACGGTGCGCGCGACCTCATCGATCTGACCGAGACCGATCGGATTCAACTCACGAAAGAGACCGACCGCGTCGCGCGGGCGCTGAAAGAGATTACCAACTGCGACAAGCTCAACGTCGCGGCGCTTGGCAACATGGTGCCGCAATTGCATGTCCACATCATCGCGCGCCGCACCACCGACGCCGCATGGCCGCGCCCGGTGTGGGGTGTGGTGCCGCCCGTGACTTACGAGGCCGCCACGGCCGATGCCTTGATCCGCGCGTTGCGCGAGAAAATCGGATTGTCCTGA
- the recR gene encoding recombination mediator RecR, translating to MASTVAGPEIERLIQLLARLPGLGPRSARRAALHLIKKREALMAPLASALQVAIERIQVCHTCGNIDTQNPCTICSDPRRDPAIIVVVADVSDLWALERAHATQGRYHVLGATLSPLDGIGPQDLTIDALVTRAQVPEVTEIILALNATVDGQTTAHYVTDMLQDANVKVTRLAHGVPVGGELDYLDEGTLSAAMRQRTLF from the coding sequence ATGGCCTCCACCGTTGCCGGACCGGAGATCGAGCGGCTGATCCAGTTGCTGGCGCGGCTTCCGGGCCTTGGCCCGCGCTCGGCCCGCCGCGCGGCGCTGCATCTCATCAAGAAGCGCGAAGCTCTGATGGCGCCGCTCGCCTCCGCATTGCAAGTTGCGATCGAGCGCATTCAGGTGTGCCACACCTGCGGCAACATCGACACGCAGAACCCGTGCACGATCTGCAGCGACCCGCGGCGTGATCCGGCGATCATTGTGGTGGTGGCCGACGTCTCCGACCTCTGGGCGCTGGAGCGTGCGCATGCAACGCAGGGTCGCTATCATGTGTTGGGTGCGACGCTGTCGCCGCTCGACGGCATCGGCCCGCAAGACCTCACCATCGATGCGCTGGTGACGCGCGCGCAGGTGCCCGAAGTGACCGAGATCATTCTCGCGCTCAATGCCACTGTCGATGGCCAGACCACGGCGCACTACGTCACCGACATGCTGCAGGATGCCAACGTCAAGGTGACGCGGCTCGCGCATGGCGTGCCGGTCGGCGGCGAACTCGATTATCTCGATGAGGGTACGCTGTCGGCGGCGATGCGGCAGCGGACGCTGTTCTAG
- the dapD gene encoding 2,3,4,5-tetrahydropyridine-2,6-dicarboxylate N-succinyltransferase, giving the protein MSLSALETTLNTAFDARDSITAATKGEVRDAVELALDLLDKGEARVAEPQADGAWKINQWLKKAVLISFRLNDMAPIPGGPGGAQWWDKVPSKLENYSEQKFREAGFRAVPGAIVRRSAFIAKNVVLMPSFVNLGAYVDEATMIDTWSTVGSCAQIGKHVHISGGVGIGGVLEPLQAGPVIIEDNCFIGARSEVAEGVIVRKGAVLSMGVFIGASTRIIDRATGEVYIGEVPAYSVVVPGSMPGKPLPDGSPGPSLYCAVIVKRVDEKTRSKTSINELLRE; this is encoded by the coding sequence ATGTCTCTCTCCGCTCTCGAAACTACGCTGAACACAGCCTTCGACGCCCGCGACAGCATTACCGCCGCGACCAAAGGCGAGGTGCGCGACGCGGTGGAGCTTGCGCTCGACCTGCTCGACAAGGGCGAGGCGCGGGTTGCCGAACCGCAGGCGGATGGGGCGTGGAAGATCAATCAGTGGCTGAAGAAGGCCGTGCTGATCTCCTTCCGCCTCAACGACATGGCGCCGATTCCGGGCGGCCCCGGCGGCGCGCAGTGGTGGGACAAGGTGCCCTCGAAGCTCGAGAATTATTCCGAGCAGAAATTCCGCGAGGCGGGTTTCCGCGCGGTGCCGGGCGCGATCGTCCGCCGCTCGGCGTTCATCGCCAAAAACGTCGTGCTGATGCCGTCTTTCGTCAATCTCGGCGCTTATGTCGATGAAGCGACCATGATCGACACGTGGTCGACTGTCGGCTCCTGCGCGCAGATCGGCAAGCACGTCCACATCTCCGGCGGCGTGGGCATCGGCGGCGTGCTGGAGCCGTTGCAGGCCGGCCCGGTCATCATCGAGGACAACTGTTTCATCGGCGCGCGCTCCGAAGTCGCCGAAGGCGTGATCGTGCGAAAGGGCGCGGTGCTGTCGATGGGCGTGTTCATCGGCGCCTCGACCCGCATCATCGACCGCGCCACCGGCGAAGTATACATCGGCGAAGTGCCGGCCTACTCCGTGGTGGTCCCCGGCTCGATGCCCGGCAAGCCGCTGCCCGACGGCTCGCCCGGTCCCTCGCTTTACTGCGCCGTGATCGTCAAGCGCGTCGACGAGAAGACCCGCTCCAAGACCAGCATCAACGAACTGCTGCGCGAATAA
- the truA gene encoding tRNA pseudouridine(38-40) synthase TruA, with translation MPRYKLLIEYDGTPFCGWQYQDNGPSVQGALEDAVAALAGTHVRVHGAGRTDAGVHALGQVAHIDLEKSYRTDQVRDALNAHLRPHPIGVLSAEIVPETFESRFSAVKRHYIYRISNRRANLALDLHRAWRIARTLDVAAMHEAAQVLVGRHDFTTFRDTECQAKSPEKTLDQLDVTREGDAVSIVTSARSFLHSQVRSMVGSLVWVGHGRWTIADMRNALAARDRTACGPVAPPEGLYLVRVDY, from the coding sequence ATGCCGCGCTACAAGCTCCTCATCGAATATGACGGCACGCCGTTCTGCGGCTGGCAGTATCAGGACAACGGCCCCTCCGTGCAGGGCGCACTGGAGGATGCCGTCGCCGCGCTGGCGGGCACGCACGTGCGTGTTCATGGCGCGGGGCGCACCGACGCCGGAGTGCATGCACTGGGGCAGGTCGCGCATATCGATCTCGAGAAATCCTATCGTACCGATCAGGTGCGTGATGCGCTCAACGCCCATCTGCGGCCGCACCCGATCGGCGTGTTGTCAGCGGAGATCGTGCCGGAGACATTCGAGTCGCGCTTCTCAGCGGTGAAGCGGCATTATATCTATCGCATCAGCAATCGGCGAGCCAACCTCGCGCTCGATCTTCATCGTGCGTGGCGTATCGCGCGGACGCTCGATGTCGCGGCGATGCACGAGGCTGCGCAGGTGCTGGTCGGCCGGCACGATTTCACGACGTTTCGTGACACCGAATGTCAGGCGAAATCGCCGGAAAAGACGCTCGATCAACTCGACGTCACGCGTGAGGGCGATGCGGTGAGCATCGTCACCTCGGCCCGCTCGTTCCTGCACAGCCAGGTGCGTTCGATGGTCGGCTCGCTGGTGTGGGTCGGTCACGGCCGGTGGACCATCGCCGACATGCGCAATGCGCTCGCTGCGCGCGACCGCACCGCGTGCGGCCCGGTGGCCCCGCCGGAAGGATTGTATCTGGTGCGGGTGGATTATTGA
- a CDS encoding AmpG family muropeptide MFS transporter yields MTSPESVETSAAARASWREALTVYLKPRVLVVMFLGFSSGLPLALSGSTLLVWVSESGVSLGTIGLFTLVGTPYTLKFLWAPLVDGLNLPLLGRWLGRRRGWLVFTQLLLIAAILALGLTDPARSPFFVAVGALLVATASATQDIVIDAFRVESLPEDEQAAGMASYVAAYRVGMVASTAGALFLVTGFEYAGFGRLAAWSASFAVMAGLVVIGIITVLLAREPAPSIEAEATAVTSGHDSSVQRVAQAALGAFTEFLTRRDAVAVLAFVMLFKFTDAFAGAMTVPFIIDIGFSRNDYAIIVKGVGLAATLIGGFAGGFLARTSPLIVCLWIGGLLQAISNLTFSWLALIGPQQWALTVAVTLEQFTGAIGTVIFVAYLSALCNNPLHTATQYALLTALASVGRIYLSSGAGYVAKATGWPAFFVVSVLVAIPSLFLLAYLQQRRHFEMLETPTKA; encoded by the coding sequence ATGACATCGCCAGAGAGCGTCGAGACATCCGCTGCGGCCCGCGCATCCTGGCGTGAGGCGCTCACCGTTTATCTGAAGCCCCGCGTTCTGGTCGTGATGTTCCTGGGCTTCTCGTCGGGACTGCCGCTGGCGCTGTCGGGATCGACACTGCTGGTATGGGTCAGCGAGAGCGGTGTCAGCCTCGGCACCATCGGGCTGTTCACGCTGGTCGGCACGCCCTACACGCTGAAATTCCTGTGGGCGCCGCTGGTCGACGGCCTCAATCTGCCACTCCTCGGCCGCTGGCTCGGGCGCAGACGCGGCTGGCTGGTGTTCACGCAACTTCTCCTGATAGCAGCGATCCTTGCACTCGGACTGACCGATCCGGCGCGCTCGCCGTTTTTCGTCGCGGTCGGTGCGTTGCTGGTCGCGACTGCCTCGGCGACGCAGGATATCGTCATCGATGCCTTCCGCGTCGAGAGTCTTCCCGAGGATGAGCAGGCCGCAGGCATGGCCTCCTATGTCGCGGCCTATCGCGTCGGCATGGTGGCTTCGACCGCCGGCGCGCTGTTTCTCGTCACCGGGTTTGAGTATGCCGGTTTCGGCCGGCTTGCCGCCTGGTCCGCAAGCTTTGCCGTGATGGCAGGGCTGGTCGTGATCGGAATCATCACCGTGCTACTGGCACGCGAGCCGGCGCCATCGATCGAGGCAGAAGCAACAGCCGTCACGAGTGGCCACGACAGCTCAGTGCAGCGCGTGGCGCAGGCCGCGCTCGGCGCCTTCACCGAATTCCTGACGCGGCGTGACGCGGTCGCCGTGCTCGCCTTCGTGATGCTGTTCAAGTTCACCGATGCATTTGCCGGCGCGATGACGGTGCCGTTCATCATCGATATCGGGTTTTCCCGCAATGACTATGCCATCATCGTCAAGGGCGTCGGCCTCGCGGCCACCTTGATCGGTGGCTTCGCGGGCGGCTTCCTGGCCCGCACTTCGCCGCTGATTGTATGCCTGTGGATCGGCGGCCTGCTGCAGGCGATCTCCAACCTCACTTTCTCATGGCTGGCGTTGATCGGACCGCAGCAATGGGCGCTCACCGTTGCCGTCACCCTCGAGCAGTTCACCGGCGCCATCGGCACGGTGATCTTCGTCGCCTACCTCTCGGCCTTGTGCAACAACCCGCTGCACACCGCGACGCAGTATGCGCTGTTGACCGCGCTCGCCTCGGTCGGCCGCATCTATCTGTCATCAGGCGCCGGCTATGTCGCGAAAGCCACCGGCTGGCCCGCATTCTTCGTGGTCAGCGTGCTGGTCGCGATCCCGAGCCTGTTCCTGCTCGCCTATCTGCAGCAGCGACGGCATTTCGAGATGCTGGAAACGCCGACAAAGGCGTAG
- a CDS encoding YbaB/EbfC family nucleoid-associated protein has protein sequence MADFLGMMKQAAQLQSKMKEMQEQLDQVEVEGSAGGSMVTVRMTAKMELKAVSIDPSLMKPEEREVLEDLLVAAQNDARRKAEEAMQERMKALTGGLSIPGLGLG, from the coding sequence ATGGCTGATTTTCTCGGCATGATGAAGCAGGCTGCGCAGCTTCAATCGAAGATGAAGGAGATGCAGGAGCAGCTCGACCAGGTCGAGGTTGAGGGCTCCGCCGGTGGCAGCATGGTGACCGTGCGCATGACCGCGAAGATGGAGCTGAAAGCCGTCTCCATCGATCCGTCGCTGATGAAGCCGGAGGAGCGCGAGGTGCTGGAGGATCTGCTGGTCGCGGCGCAGAACGATGCGCGGCGCAAGGCGGAAGAGGCGATGCAGGAGCGCATGAAGGCGCTGACCGGTGGCCTCAGCATTCCGGGGCTGGGCCTCGGTTGA
- the def gene encoding peptide deformylase — MAIREIISIPDKRLRRVSEPVEKITSEVRALAEDMFETMYDAPGIGLAAIQVAVPLRLITMDLAKKEGESAPRVFINPEILSKSEDIAVYEEGCLSIPEYYEEVERPASVRVRFMDLEGEVHEEDAEGLFATCIQHEIDHLNGVLFIDYLSKLKRDRVMKKFTKAAKLAAK; from the coding sequence ATGGCCATTCGTGAAATCATCAGCATTCCGGACAAACGCCTGCGCCGCGTTTCCGAGCCGGTTGAAAAAATTACTTCCGAAGTCCGCGCGCTCGCCGAGGACATGTTCGAAACCATGTATGACGCGCCAGGTATTGGCCTTGCCGCCATTCAAGTGGCGGTACCGCTGCGGCTCATCACCATGGATCTCGCCAAGAAAGAGGGCGAGAGCGCGCCGCGGGTGTTCATCAACCCGGAGATTTTGTCGAAGTCGGAAGACATCGCGGTCTACGAAGAAGGCTGCCTGTCGATCCCCGAATATTACGAGGAAGTCGAGCGGCCGGCCTCGGTGCGCGTGCGCTTCATGGACCTCGAGGGCGAGGTTCATGAGGAGGATGCCGAGGGGCTTTTCGCCACCTGCATCCAGCACGAGATCGACCACCTCAACGGCGTTCTGTTCATCGATTATCTGTCGAAGCTCAAGCGCGACCGGGTGATGAAGAAGTTCACCAAGGCCGCGAAGCTCGCGGCGAAGTAG
- a CDS encoding 5'-methylthioadenosine nucleosidase, with protein sequence MSGHILVLTAIDDELDKARAPDGVEVIYTGVGKINAASAATLALLVLRPRLVINYGTAGKIHKMHNGLVEVAHVVQRDMMAMPLAPRGRTPFSPEIDHLSSGRDGVICGTGDSFVTAPDPWLVENKVDIVDMELYAIAHVCQRHSLPWRAFKFITDEADDNAADHWQENVRDGEETFWDAMKALES encoded by the coding sequence ATGAGCGGGCACATTCTCGTTCTCACCGCCATCGACGATGAACTCGACAAGGCGCGCGCGCCTGACGGCGTCGAGGTGATCTACACCGGCGTCGGCAAGATCAATGCGGCGAGCGCCGCGACGCTCGCGCTTCTGGTGCTGCGCCCGCGGCTCGTGATCAATTACGGCACTGCCGGCAAAATTCACAAGATGCATAACGGCCTCGTCGAGGTCGCGCATGTCGTTCAGCGCGACATGATGGCGATGCCGCTCGCGCCGCGCGGGCGCACACCGTTCTCGCCGGAGATCGATCACCTGTCGTCGGGGCGCGACGGCGTGATCTGCGGCACCGGCGACAGTTTCGTCACCGCGCCCGATCCGTGGCTCGTCGAGAACAAGGTCGACATCGTCGACATGGAGCTCTACGCCATCGCTCATGTCTGCCAGCGCCACTCGCTGCCCTGGCGCGCATTCAAGTTCATCACCGACGAAGCCGACGACAACGCCGCCGATCACTGGCAGGAGAATGTCAGGGACGGCGAGGAGACGTTCTGGGATGCGATGAAAGCGCTGGAGTCATAG
- the dapE gene encoding succinyl-diaminopimelate desuccinylase yields the protein MSKALDIARDLLACPSVTPADAGALGVLEKLLKDAGFETYRLTFSEPGADDTDNLYARIGAGHPHITFAGHTDVVPPGDNAAWSHDAFAATVDGGVLYGRGAVDMKGAIACAAAAVLDYLEANGGKPKGSISFLITGDEEGPAVNGTVKLLDWAAKRGEKFDHCLLGEPSNVNALGDCIKAGRRGSLSGTLIVEGKQGHAAYPDRAHNPLPEIASLVAALDADPLDQGSDHFPPSNLEFLSIDTGNPAWNVIPAQARARFNIRHNDCRTQDALRALIEARVEKLTGNRITARIEWEPSNADAFLTQPGAFTDLVIDAIEEVTGRKPKLDTGGGTSDARFITHYCPVLEFGLVGQTMHQIDERTPVADLDALTQIYRGVLTRYFK from the coding sequence ATGAGCAAGGCGCTCGACATTGCCCGTGATCTTCTGGCTTGCCCCTCGGTGACGCCGGCGGATGCGGGTGCGCTCGGCGTGCTCGAAAAGCTTTTGAAGGATGCCGGTTTCGAAACCTATCGCCTGACGTTCAGCGAGCCGGGCGCGGACGACACCGACAACCTCTATGCGCGCATCGGGGCCGGCCATCCGCACATCACCTTCGCGGGTCACACCGACGTGGTGCCACCCGGCGATAATGCAGCGTGGTCGCACGATGCATTCGCGGCCACAGTCGACGGCGGCGTGCTCTATGGCCGCGGTGCCGTCGACATGAAGGGCGCGATCGCCTGCGCCGCCGCCGCCGTGCTCGATTATCTCGAAGCCAACGGTGGTAAACCAAAGGGCTCGATCTCGTTCCTCATCACCGGCGACGAGGAAGGCCCCGCCGTCAACGGCACGGTGAAGCTGCTCGACTGGGCCGCGAAGCGCGGCGAAAAATTCGACCACTGCCTGCTCGGCGAACCCAGCAACGTCAACGCGCTCGGCGACTGCATCAAGGCAGGGCGGCGCGGCTCGCTGTCCGGCACGCTGATCGTCGAAGGCAAGCAGGGCCACGCGGCCTATCCCGACCGTGCGCATAATCCATTGCCTGAAATCGCAAGCCTCGTCGCAGCGCTTGATGCCGATCCGCTCGATCAGGGCAGCGATCACTTTCCGCCGTCCAACCTCGAATTTCTGTCGATCGACACCGGCAATCCGGCGTGGAACGTGATCCCGGCGCAGGCGCGCGCGCGCTTCAACATCCGCCACAACGATTGCCGCACGCAGGACGCGCTACGTGCCTTGATCGAAGCGCGTGTCGAGAAACTCACAGGCAACCGCATCACCGCGCGCATCGAGTGGGAGCCGTCGAACGCCGACGCTTTTCTGACGCAGCCGGGCGCGTTCACTGATCTCGTTATCGACGCGATCGAGGAAGTGACCGGACGCAAGCCGAAGCTCGACACCGGCGGCGGCACCTCGGATGCACGCTTCATCACCCATTACTGTCCGGTGCTGGAATTCGGCCTCGTCGGCCAAACCATGCACCAGATCGACGAGCGCACGCCGGTCGCCGATCTCGACGCGCTGACGCAAATCTATCGCGGCGTTCTTACGCGCTACTTCAAGTGA
- the fmt gene encoding methionyl-tRNA formyltransferase: MPLRLIFMGTPDFAVPTLRELHAQGHEIAAVYTRAAKPAGRGMKLQITPVEKAARELGLPVLTPSTLRTPEAEAEFRAHNADAAVVVAYGMILPANILNAVPRGCFNLHASLLPRWRGAAPIQRAIMTGDAESGVMVMKMDVGLDTGDVAMTDRLQITDAMTAQDLHDALAPRGARLMAQAMVALEQGSLNLKPQGEEGVTYAAKIGKAEAKIDWARPAHDVLRHIHGLSPFPGAWFEVAIDGAPVRIKVLRCELVKGSGAPGALLDDRLTIACGEGAIRLLDVQRAGKQPMRALDFLRGTPLIPPLSVM, encoded by the coding sequence ATGCCGCTTCGTCTGATCTTCATGGGCACGCCGGATTTCGCAGTGCCGACGCTGCGCGAACTGCATGCGCAGGGCCATGAGATCGCGGCGGTCTATACCCGTGCGGCCAAGCCCGCCGGGCGAGGCATGAAGCTGCAGATAACGCCGGTGGAGAAGGCGGCGCGCGAGCTCGGCCTGCCGGTGCTGACGCCGTCAACATTGAGGACGCCTGAGGCGGAAGCGGAATTCCGCGCCCACAACGCGGATGCCGCCGTGGTCGTCGCCTATGGCATGATCCTGCCTGCGAACATTCTCAACGCTGTGCCGCGCGGCTGTTTCAATCTGCACGCCTCGCTGTTGCCGCGCTGGCGCGGAGCTGCGCCGATCCAGCGTGCGATCATGACGGGTGACGCCGAATCCGGCGTGATGGTGATGAAGATGGATGTCGGTCTCGATACCGGCGACGTCGCGATGACGGATCGCCTGCAGATCACCGATGCGATGACCGCGCAGGACCTGCACGATGCGCTGGCGCCGCGCGGCGCCAGGTTGATGGCGCAGGCGATGGTTGCGCTGGAGCAGGGTAGTCTCAACCTTAAACCGCAAGGCGAAGAAGGCGTCACCTACGCCGCCAAGATCGGCAAGGCGGAAGCAAAGATCGACTGGGCACGGCCTGCACACGATGTGCTGCGCCACATTCACGGTCTGTCGCCGTTTCCCGGTGCGTGGTTCGAGGTCGCCATCGACGGCGCGCCGGTGCGCATCAAGGTGCTGCGCTGTGAGCTGGTGAAGGGATCAGGCGCGCCCGGCGCACTGCTCGACGATCGCTTGACGATCGCATGCGGCGAGGGCGCGATCCGTCTTCTCGACGTGCAGCGCGCGGGCAAACAGCCGATGCGCGCGCTGGATTTTCTGCGTGGCACGCCGCTCATACCGCCGCTGAGTGTCATGTGA